From a single Candidatus Defluviilinea gracilis genomic region:
- a CDS encoding CHAT domain-containing protein: MAFTKALAQEIGLEYDAASYQNYSLVIPLKYREPITEMFDAMKDSSPGDDPQHLLQNKPALLENILQILPAFDKNQDLPDEFTATMREILNAQLSNDQTRSVELFTKALSILDPEKNMVLSSLLQYGLATSLKEIQEGDPLDNIERAIEAYEIVLKTPFIQAIPQIWAHTVIHLASAYENRLVGDKNANHENAINAYKAALNYFPRQIAPDDWAMIAKNLAMAYWSRTMGDHEENTNLAIDLLNQTLEIWTPDNASDDWASAMRNLATCYLFRKQGGQTNNIEQTIEYCQVILAVQTKENSYEGWKLTMRLLGQAVEMRIQGNSAENILRATQIYEEIYKGVDSEKDPYWIINIAQGLGRIYSKRKEWRKANEVLRSGIEAGKLLYSYAYAPTSKKKYAETNIRIYDQIIESSLYLGQETNYSRNGLMYAEMSKSRDYLEYYSSSNIPPPAGVPKIIMLEEARLLNELNKNQLKIDSIDINSKIEREVATERKALLKDLNTIWETLVQEYPSAKSYVDIRRAAFPQWKDLENLSKTLGPKTALVEFYMLRDNIGIFVLRDGWDSPRVYNISLTIDQLLHRYLYPYLNEMIQPKSTIPPAYSWLSLGEILLAPIKECLDGVSRVCMVPHKILSIIPLHALNLNGRPFIDYYEVVYAPSALTLIHLLKKVPTQVSNNVLVMAYTPKDYERNIFNKEAEIIANVFNSSPLLNNDASIESFKERAQFADYIHLSCHGRFRYENPLESTILLSNGELSARDLMTINQHADLVTLSACETGMITTGTTNENLGFSRSLLYGGANSALLTFWSVNANSTLEWMENFYRFIVKDSGAEGQLSKSNAFRRATLALRDNVDEPYYWALFFSWKLAVTPCEKDRKWMTIGMKKN, from the coding sequence ATGGCATTCACCAAAGCCTTAGCACAAGAGATCGGGCTGGAATACGATGCGGCCTCTTATCAGAATTATTCATTAGTAATTCCATTGAAATATCGAGAACCGATAACCGAAATGTTTGACGCAATGAAAGATTCTTCGCCGGGTGATGATCCTCAACACCTTCTGCAAAATAAACCTGCACTGTTGGAAAATATATTACAGATATTGCCAGCATTTGATAAAAACCAAGACCTACCAGATGAGTTTACGGCAACAATGCGCGAGATTCTAAATGCACAGTTATCGAACGATCAAACACGGAGCGTTGAACTATTTACCAAAGCTTTATCGATTCTTGATCCAGAAAAGAATATGGTTTTATCATCACTGTTGCAATATGGTTTAGCGACCAGCCTAAAAGAAATTCAAGAGGGGGATCCTTTAGATAATATTGAGCGCGCAATAGAGGCATATGAGATCGTTCTCAAAACCCCCTTTATACAAGCGATACCACAAATATGGGCTCATACAGTAATTCATCTAGCATCTGCATATGAAAATCGTTTAGTTGGGGATAAAAATGCAAATCATGAAAATGCGATTAATGCTTATAAGGCCGCCTTAAACTATTTTCCTCGCCAGATTGCACCAGATGATTGGGCAATGATAGCAAAAAATCTAGCAATGGCATACTGGTCACGCACTATGGGGGATCATGAAGAGAACACTAATCTTGCTATCGATTTACTAAATCAAACTCTTGAGATATGGACACCTGATAATGCGTCTGATGACTGGGCATCGGCAATGCGCAACTTGGCAACTTGTTATTTATTTAGAAAGCAGGGCGGGCAAACAAATAACATTGAACAAACAATTGAATACTGTCAAGTAATTCTTGCGGTGCAGACAAAAGAGAACTCTTATGAGGGATGGAAACTTACAATGAGGCTTCTGGGTCAAGCAGTTGAGATGCGCATTCAAGGCAACAGCGCCGAAAATATTCTTCGAGCCACGCAGATTTATGAAGAAATCTATAAAGGCGTAGATTCCGAAAAAGATCCCTATTGGATAATAAATATTGCACAAGGTTTAGGAAGGATATATTCAAAACGCAAAGAGTGGCGAAAGGCCAATGAAGTTCTTAGGAGCGGTATTGAAGCTGGGAAATTACTATACAGCTATGCTTATGCTCCGACTAGTAAGAAGAAATACGCAGAAACCAATATTCGGATATATGACCAAATTATTGAATCAAGTCTATATCTTGGACAAGAAACTAATTATTCGCGAAACGGATTGATGTATGCTGAAATGAGTAAGTCTCGGGATTACCTAGAATACTATAGCTCAAGCAATATTCCTCCGCCTGCAGGTGTGCCTAAAATTATTATGTTGGAAGAAGCTAGGCTTCTGAATGAGTTGAATAAGAATCAACTTAAGATTGATTCTATAGACATTAACAGCAAGATTGAACGAGAGGTAGCAACAGAACGAAAAGCATTGCTTAAAGACCTGAATACAATTTGGGAAACATTGGTTCAAGAATATCCTTCTGCTAAAAGCTACGTTGATATTCGTCGTGCAGCATTCCCGCAATGGAAGGATTTAGAAAACCTGTCAAAAACTTTAGGCCCGAAGACTGCGCTAGTAGAATTCTATATGCTGAGAGATAACATAGGAATATTTGTACTGCGTGATGGCTGGGATAGCCCGAGGGTTTACAATATATCGTTAACAATAGATCAATTATTGCATCGCTATCTTTATCCGTATTTAAATGAAATGATTCAGCCAAAATCAACAATACCGCCAGCTTATTCCTGGTTGTCTTTGGGCGAGATACTGCTGGCGCCAATCAAAGAGTGTTTAGATGGGGTATCTCGAGTATGCATGGTGCCGCACAAAATTCTATCCATCATCCCTCTGCATGCACTCAATCTGAACGGAAGGCCCTTTATTGATTATTACGAAGTTGTGTATGCCCCATCAGCACTGACATTAATTCACTTACTTAAGAAAGTGCCAACACAAGTTTCAAATAACGTCTTGGTTATGGCTTACACACCAAAAGATTATGAAAGAAATATCTTTAACAAAGAGGCGGAAATAATCGCGAATGTATTTAATAGCAGTCCCCTCTTGAATAACGATGCAAGTATTGAGAGCTTCAAGGAACGCGCACAATTTGCTGATTACATTCATCTATCGTGCCACGGAAGATTTAGGTACGAAAATCCTTTGGAATCAACTATATTATTATCTAATGGGGAATTGTCAGCACGAGATTTGATGACAATAAATCAACACGCAGATCTCGTAACGTTAAGCGCTTGTGAAACTGGAATGATAACCACCGGAACGACTAACGAAAATCTGGGATTCTCTCGTTCTCTGTTATACGGCGGGGCAAATTCCGCTCTTCTTACTTTTTGGTCGGTGAACGCGAATTCAACTTTGGAGTGGATGGAAAATTTCTATCGCTTCATCGTGAAAGATTCAGGTGCCGAGGGGCAATTGTCAAAATCTAATGCTTTTCGACGAGCAACATTGGCTCTTAGGGATAATGTTGATGAGCCTTATTATTGGGCCCTTTTCTTTAGTTGGAAATTGGCAGTAACTCCGTGCGAAAAGGATAGAAAATGGATGACTATTGGTATGAAGAAGAATTAG